One segment of Desulfosudis oleivorans Hxd3 DNA contains the following:
- a CDS encoding menaquinone biosynthesis decarboxylase, whose protein sequence is MFNCLQEFITALDRAGELMRVKQEVSPHLEISRLTDEQSKSPGGGKALFFEKVKGSRFPVATNIFGSYRRIHMALGVKNLDELGDRVRQYTEMDPPKSLRQAASLVPRALQLASFFPRSWGSRTPPCQEVVHTGDDVDLSKIPVLQCWPKDGGPFITLPVVFTQSLVTGRRNVGMYRLQVFDRNTTGMHWHIHKDGSHYFNEYVAAGKPMPVAVAIGTDPATTYAATAPLPRGIDEMILAGFIRKQPVKMAKCVTVDLEVPALAEFVLEGYVNPGETRIEGPFGDHTGYYSLADHYPVFHVTAITHRKNPVYSATLVGPPPMEDCYLAKATERLFLPMLQAVMPEILDYWLPWEGVFHNIVIVSIDKEFPGHAYKLINGLWGQGQMSFCKAIVVVDKNVNPQDGAAVAKRLLTHLDIDTDIVVTKGVLDVLDHSAPDALFGGKIGIDLCDRFTGEPDRKSKGPAPPLPLDMEALLRSGLPECIACRDPFDGLPGLKDAVVNRIVVLQIDKQRPADQMAETLFEIQQLDMVRVFVLFDRSVDILNNGLMLWKVFNNVSPDRDMVIKKGRMVIDACRKGPVDGHTREWPDELTFDI, encoded by the coding sequence ATGTTTAACTGCCTGCAGGAGTTTATCACGGCCCTGGACAGGGCCGGCGAGTTGATGCGCGTCAAGCAGGAGGTGTCGCCGCATCTTGAGATCAGCCGGCTCACCGATGAACAGTCCAAAAGTCCGGGCGGGGGCAAGGCCCTTTTTTTTGAAAAGGTAAAGGGCAGCCGGTTTCCCGTGGCCACCAATATTTTCGGCTCCTATCGCCGCATTCACATGGCCCTGGGCGTAAAAAATCTGGACGAGCTGGGCGACCGGGTGCGCCAGTACACCGAGATGGACCCGCCCAAAAGCCTGCGCCAGGCCGCCAGTCTGGTGCCCCGTGCTTTGCAGTTGGCCAGCTTCTTTCCCCGGTCCTGGGGATCGCGCACCCCGCCCTGCCAGGAGGTGGTGCACACCGGCGACGATGTGGACCTTTCGAAAATCCCCGTTCTTCAGTGCTGGCCCAAGGATGGCGGCCCGTTTATCACCCTGCCCGTGGTCTTTACGCAAAGCCTTGTCACGGGCCGGCGCAATGTGGGCATGTACCGGTTGCAGGTGTTTGACAGAAACACCACGGGCATGCACTGGCACATTCACAAGGACGGCTCCCACTACTTCAACGAATATGTGGCCGCCGGCAAGCCCATGCCCGTGGCCGTGGCCATCGGCACGGACCCGGCCACCACCTATGCCGCCACGGCCCCGCTGCCCCGGGGCATCGACGAGATGATCCTGGCCGGGTTTATCCGCAAGCAGCCGGTGAAAATGGCAAAATGCGTCACCGTGGACCTGGAGGTGCCGGCTTTGGCCGAGTTTGTGCTTGAAGGGTACGTAAACCCCGGCGAAACCCGGATCGAGGGGCCCTTCGGCGACCACACCGGCTACTACTCCCTGGCCGATCACTACCCGGTGTTTCACGTCACCGCGATTACCCATCGCAAAAATCCGGTCTACAGCGCTACCCTGGTGGGACCGCCGCCCATGGAGGACTGTTACCTGGCCAAGGCCACGGAACGGCTTTTTTTGCCCATGCTTCAGGCGGTGATGCCGGAAATCCTCGATTACTGGCTGCCCTGGGAGGGCGTGTTTCACAACATTGTCATTGTTTCCATTGACAAGGAGTTCCCCGGCCATGCCTACAAGCTGATCAACGGGTTGTGGGGCCAGGGCCAGATGAGCTTCTGCAAGGCCATCGTGGTGGTGGACAAAAATGTCAACCCCCAGGACGGCGCGGCCGTGGCAAAGCGGCTGCTGACCCACCTGGACATTGACACCGATATCGTGGTGACAAAGGGCGTACTGGACGTGCTGGACCACTCAGCCCCGGACGCCCTGTTCGGCGGCAAGATCGGCATCGACCTGTGCGACCGGTTTACCGGCGAGCCGGACCGGAAAAGCAAAGGCCCGGCCCCGCCGCTGCCCCTGGACATGGAGGCCCTTCTCAGGTCCGGCCTGCCGGAATGCATTGCCTGCCGGGATCCGTTTGACGGGCTGCCGGGGCTAAAAGACGCGGTGGTCAACCGCATTGTGGTGCTGCAAATCGATAAACAGCGCCCAGCGGACCAGATGGCCGAAACCCTGTTTGAAATTCAACAACTTGACATGGTTAGGGTGTTTGTATTATTTGATAGGTCAGTCGACATCCTAAACAACGGCCTGATGCTGTGGAAGGTGTTCAATAATGTGTCCCCGGACCGGGACATGGTGATAAAAAAAGGCAGAATGGTCATTGACGCATGCAGAAAAGGGCCGGTCGACGGCCACACGCGGGAGTGGCCGGATGAATTAACATTTGATATTTAA
- a CDS encoding PilZ domain-containing protein encodes MTQPVQKVFMNKDNKANFTCPVCNKARLMDVSQYKDIDKAVKVKVKCPCGHVYSVLLERRRHVRKPVSLIGSYTADEKGMDIKGRMTVVDISRTGLRFKMHMQHYFEEDDQLNIEFHLDDQEQTLVKRKVIVRSVHGLYVGVRFASDQHYDKLGTYLLYQVG; translated from the coding sequence ATGACGCAACCTGTGCAAAAAGTCTTTATGAACAAGGACAACAAGGCCAACTTTACCTGTCCTGTCTGTAACAAGGCCCGGCTGATGGATGTGTCCCAGTACAAGGACATCGACAAGGCCGTCAAGGTCAAGGTGAAATGTCCCTGCGGCCATGTTTACAGCGTGCTTCTGGAGCGGCGCCGGCACGTGCGAAAGCCGGTGAGCCTGATCGGTTCCTATACCGCCGATGAAAAGGGCATGGACATCAAGGGCAGAATGACAGTGGTGGACATCTCCCGCACCGGCCTGCGGTTCAAGATGCACATGCAGCACTATTTTGAAGAAGACGACCAGCTCAACATTGAGTTTCACTTAGACGACCAGGAGCAGACCCTGGTCAAACGCAAGGTCATCGTGCGCAGCGTACACGGCCTTTACGTTGGCGTGCGGTTTGCCTCGGACCAGCACTACGACAAGCTGGGGACCTACCTGCTCTACCAGGTGGGATAG
- a CDS encoding SPOR domain-containing protein encodes MALNRKKRTSGRKRFSIEMSGGELFGWTGLLLVVCLWFFVLGLLVGRGWVPVPGVGSPLKKELAQARENTLAQKAAEAQVRLDFHEALKTDDPRPPEGPAVLAPATVKPSSPPVPAPTAAPPEAKKAPSSEKPVPADTDSKIFTIQVAAVKDAEAARDLIETLKKKGFDAYITQAELAGGIVWHRIRCGAFENREAASPLLSRLKDAGYGPMLVRR; translated from the coding sequence ATGGCCTTAAACAGGAAAAAACGCACATCCGGCAGAAAGCGGTTCTCCATTGAGATGTCCGGCGGTGAACTTTTCGGCTGGACCGGCCTGCTGCTGGTGGTGTGCCTCTGGTTTTTCGTTTTGGGCCTGCTGGTGGGCCGGGGATGGGTACCGGTGCCGGGCGTCGGTTCACCGTTAAAAAAAGAGCTGGCTCAGGCTCGGGAAAACACCTTGGCACAGAAAGCAGCCGAGGCCCAGGTCCGCCTCGATTTTCACGAGGCCCTGAAAACAGACGACCCCCGGCCCCCGGAAGGCCCCGCCGTCCTGGCACCGGCTACGGTCAAGCCGTCGTCCCCTCCTGTGCCGGCTCCCACAGCCGCTCCCCCTGAAGCCAAAAAGGCTCCCTCTTCTGAAAAACCGGTTCCAGCCGACACAGACAGCAAAATATTCACCATTCAGGTGGCTGCGGTAAAAGATGCCGAAGCCGCCCGGGACCTGATCGAAACGCTGAAAAAAAAGGGATTTGACGCCTACATCACACAGGCTGAACTGGCCGGCGGTATTGTCTGGCACCGCATTCGGTGCGGCGCCTTTGAAAACCGCGAAGCGGCATCCCCGCTGCTCTCCCGCCTCAAGGACGCGGGATATGGCCCCATGCTGGTAAGACGGTAA
- the argS gene encoding arginine--tRNA ligase, with protein sequence MKETLQAMIRAAATAAFEKGALTASRFPDIELEAPRFRDHGDFATNLAMVSASTQKMAPRKIAEAIVAHLADSAGILLKTEIAGPGFINFFICPEAWLPVLHRIHEDQERFGACDLGGGKRVQVEFVSANPTGPLHVGHGRGAAVGDSVARILAFCGWQVHREYYVNDAGNQILTLGRSVLLRWRELSGQAVDFPEDCYQGDYIRSIARQIDAEHRQALEKMESAEAVAFCARVAADQILDGIRRDLADFSITFDQWFSEKSLVETGAVETTLARLKETGVVYESEGALWFATSRFGDEKDRVVVRNNGEATYFASDIAYHKNKFDRGFNRVIDVWGADHHGYIPRVKAAIGAVGRSQDDLDVILVQLVALLREGQPVSMSTRSGEFVTLKEVTNEVGADAARFIFLSRHYDSPLDFDLELAKKKSNDNPVYYVQYVHARIASMLKKAAEEKGIGRVTAVDDKTLRRLAEPEEIDLVKLLARYPEAVSHAARFLEPHRITFYLLDLAAGFHGYYSRHKVLTEDDGLTMARLYLVCAVKQVIKNGLALLGVSAPESM encoded by the coding sequence ATGAAAGAGACCTTGCAGGCCATGATTCGGGCCGCGGCCACGGCCGCCTTTGAAAAAGGCGCGCTGACCGCCTCCCGTTTTCCCGACATTGAGCTGGAAGCACCCCGGTTCAGGGATCACGGTGATTTTGCCACCAACCTGGCCATGGTGTCGGCATCCACCCAGAAAATGGCGCCCCGTAAAATCGCCGAGGCCATCGTGGCCCACTTGGCCGATTCCGCCGGGATTTTGCTCAAGACCGAGATCGCCGGGCCGGGGTTTATCAATTTTTTTATTTGCCCGGAAGCCTGGCTGCCGGTGCTGCACCGGATTCACGAGGACCAGGAGCGGTTCGGGGCCTGCGACCTGGGTGGCGGGAAACGCGTCCAGGTGGAGTTTGTCAGCGCCAATCCCACCGGCCCCCTGCACGTGGGCCATGGCCGGGGCGCCGCCGTGGGCGACAGCGTGGCCCGCATTCTGGCGTTCTGCGGCTGGCAAGTGCACCGGGAATACTACGTCAATGACGCGGGCAACCAAATTCTGACACTGGGCCGGTCTGTGCTGCTGCGGTGGCGCGAACTTTCCGGCCAGGCGGTTGATTTTCCGGAAGACTGCTACCAGGGCGACTATATCCGCTCCATTGCCCGGCAGATCGACGCCGAACACCGCCAGGCCTTAGAAAAAATGGAATCGGCCGAAGCCGTGGCCTTCTGCGCCCGGGTGGCCGCCGACCAGATTCTGGACGGGATTCGCCGGGATCTTGCCGATTTTTCCATCACCTTTGATCAGTGGTTTTCGGAAAAATCCCTGGTGGAAACAGGGGCCGTGGAAACCACCCTGGCCCGGCTCAAAGAAACGGGCGTGGTCTATGAATCCGAAGGAGCCCTGTGGTTTGCCACCTCCCGGTTCGGAGACGAAAAAGACCGGGTAGTGGTGCGCAACAACGGCGAGGCGACCTATTTCGCGTCAGACATCGCCTATCACAAGAACAAGTTTGACCGGGGATTTAACCGGGTCATTGATGTATGGGGCGCGGACCACCACGGCTATATTCCCCGGGTAAAGGCCGCCATCGGCGCCGTGGGCAGAAGCCAGGACGATCTGGATGTGATCCTGGTCCAGCTGGTGGCCCTGTTGCGGGAGGGGCAGCCCGTGTCCATGTCCACCCGGTCCGGCGAGTTTGTCACCTTAAAGGAGGTGACAAACGAGGTGGGCGCCGACGCGGCCCGGTTCATCTTTCTTTCCCGCCACTACGACAGCCCCCTGGACTTTGACCTGGAGCTGGCCAAGAAAAAAAGCAACGACAACCCGGTGTATTATGTGCAGTACGTGCATGCCCGCATCGCCAGCATGCTGAAAAAGGCCGCTGAAGAAAAGGGCATTGGCCGCGTCACCGCCGTTGACGACAAAACCCTGCGACGCCTGGCGGAACCCGAGGAGATCGACCTGGTCAAGCTGCTGGCCCGGTACCCGGAAGCGGTCAGCCACGCGGCCCGGTTCCTGGAGCCCCACCGCATCACCTTCTACCTGCTTGACCTGGCCGCCGGGTTTCACGGATATTACAGCCGGCACAAGGTACTCACGGAAGACGACGGCCTGACCATGGCCCGGCTCTACCTGGTGTGCGCCGTCAAGCAGGTCATCAAAAACGGACTGGCCCTGCTGGGGGTGTCGGCTCCGGAATCCATGTAG